The following proteins are encoded in a genomic region of Nicotiana sylvestris chromosome 4, ASM39365v2, whole genome shotgun sequence:
- the LOC104213984 gene encoding intracellular protein transport protein USO1-like → MAAPPNFEEGQSTYRPPRFNGQYYGWWKTRIHNFIMAEDSELWDVICDGPYVPTKKVGYPPVTMSKTRKEYNDANRRTMEKNFRAKKILVCGIGPDEYKRISACQSAKEIWKALNKLVRKILSVLPSSWESKVNAITEAKDLQALTIDKLVGNIKTYEMKKKKDSERREPKKEKNLLFKAEGNESSEEDSKRNPVPDKCFKRKNVANNIVKQALVTWGDSSSESEEETDAGGRSMMVVESEANEYDSIFALMAHSDNDEDDEVNYRDVQRNQKSYSPKNSYDKDYLTIELGDVEQIRDDLVVCVVALKETIDNLENEKKVLIEKITSVEHERDDLVVTVVDLKETIENFSKEKDASVEKVTVIEQERDDLLIVIVDLREIIEELGAECRLRNSEKGKRQLQAELKRVKNDLEKSLKWTWSSEVITSMDPNLLGFLNLTCDLIVEGTTKGSSQQWFMDSGYSKHMTENTMDFLSLKALQGRSVSFGNGKKGGDLSYLKAVDDDAELWHKRLGHASFSLLNKLIQKDLVRGLPMSKFKEHKWIAKNFWAEAINTACYLVNKCMIGSLLNKTPYELLNGRKPKLTHLRIFECKCYVLNNGKDQLGKFDAKSDEGIFLGYSSQTKAYKIYNKRTQYVEESVHVIFGESYPSCEKINKDDQDREPLLVTSEVIDMTNGKADMMSQVKEPSEANAVSSSPARDEPGVDT, encoded by the exons atggctgctccaccaaatttcgaagaaggtcaatctacgtatagaccacccaggttcaatgggCAATACTATGGATGGTGGAAAACAAGAATTCATAATTTTATCATGGCAGAAGATTCTGAGTTGTGGGATGTTATATGTGATGGTCCTTATGTCCCAACAAAGAAGGTCGGATATCCTCCAGTAACGATGTCAAAGACCAGGAAAGAATACAACGATGCAAATAGGAGAACTATGGAGAAAAATTTTCGTGCCAAAAAAATTTTGGTGTGTGGCATAGGACCTGATGAATACAAAAGGATCTCAGCTTGTCAATCCGCCAAGGAAATATGGAAAGCATT GAACAAGCTCGTGAGAAAAATTCTCAGTGTTCTACCTAGTTCATGGGAAAGTAAAGTGAATGCCATCACTGAAGCAAAGGATCTGCAGGCCCTAACTATAGATAAGCTAGTTGGAAATATTAAAACTtacgagatgaagaagaagaaggacagtgaaagaagagaaccaaagaaggaaaagaacctgttATTCAAAGCTGAAGGCAATGAATCAAGTGAGGAAGACT CcaagaggaacccggttcctgaCAAATGCTTCAAAAGAAAGAATGTCGCTAACAACATTGTAAAGCAAGCTCTTGTAACATGGGGAGATTCCTCTAGTGAGTCTGAAGAAGAAACTGATGCAGGTGGTAGATCTATGATGGTAGTTGAAAGTGAAGCAAATGAATATGATTCAATATTTGCTTTGATGGCTCACTCAGacaatgatgaagatgatgaggtaaactacagggatgttcagagaaatcagaaatcctactctcctaaaaactcat ATGATAAGGATTACTTGACCATAGAATTAGGAGATGTTGAGCAAATCAGAGATGACTTGGTAGTCTGTGTGGTTGCTTTAAAGGAAACTATAGATAAtctggaaaatgaaaagaaggttCTAATTGAGAAAATCACTAGTGtagaacatgaaagagatgaTCTGGTGGTAACAGTAGTTGACTTGAAAGAAACCATTGAGAATTTCAGTAAAGAAAAAGATGCCTCAGTGGAGAAAGTGACTGTTATTGAACAGGAGAGAGATGACCTCTTAATAGTGATTGTAGACTTAAGGGAAATAATAGAGGAACTTGGAGCTGAGTGTAGGCTTAGAAATTCTGAAAAAGGAAAGAG gCAGCTCCAAGCTGAATTgaaaagagtaaaaaatgatcttgagaagtctcttaagtggacctggtcctcggaGGTTATCACTTCCAT ggacccaaacttgcttgggttcctaaatctaacttGTGATCTCATTGTGGAGGGAACAACGAAAGGAAgcagtcaacaatggttcatggatagtggatactcaaagcacatgactgaaAATACCATGGATTTTCTTTCATTAAAAGCCCTACAAGGaaggagtgtatcctttggcaatgggaaaaaggg tggtgatctgagttacTTGAAAgcagttgatgatgatgctgaactgtggcacaaaagactggGGCATGCAAGCTTTTCTCTACTGAATAAACTGATTCAGAAGGACTTGGTTCGTGGTCtgcccatgtcaaagttcaaAGAACACAAG TGGATTGCtaagaacttctgggctgaagctatcaatactgcctgctacttggtgaacaagtGCATGATCGGGTCTCTCTTGAACAAAACCCCATATGAAttgctgaatggaaggaaacccaagctgactcacttaagaatatttgagtgcaaatgttatgttctcaataatggaaaggatcaACTTGGAAAATTCGATGctaagagtgatgaaggaatctttTTGGGGTACTCTTCTCAAACTAAAGCCTACAAGATATACAACAAGCGGACTCAGTatgttgaggaaagtgttcatgtAATATTTGGCGAGTCATATCCCTCATGTGAGAAAATCAACAAAGATGATCAAGATAGAGAGCCTCTGCTAGTTACAAgtgaagtcattgacatgacaaatggaaaggcagaCATGATGAGTCAGGTGAAAGAGCCAAGTGAAGCCAATGCAGTCTCTTCCTCACCAGCCAGAGATGAACCaggtgttgatacctaa
- the LOC104213985 gene encoding uncharacterized mitochondrial protein AtMg00810-like yields the protein MDELNFFLGTQVKKSTNGTFINQQKYIKQLLKRFDMEASKVIDTHIATSTRLDMDESGSAVNQTIYRCIIGSLLYVTASISDIVFSVGLCTRYFWNGSVLGSCLISWGTRKQNLVALSTAEAEYVVALPVVLSA from the exons ATGGATGAGTTGAATTTCTTCTTGGGTACTCAAGTGAAGAAGTCCACAAATGGTACATTCATCAACCAGCAGAAGTATATCAAGCAGCTCCTGAAaaggtttgatatggaagcatcaaaagtgatTGACACTCACATTGCCACTTctactcgactggacatggatgaatcTGGATCTGCTGTAAATCAAACCATTTATAGAtgcattattgggtctcttctctacGTCACTGCTAGCATATCTGATATTGTCTTTAGTGTAGGGCTATGCACAAG GTACTTCTGGAATGGCTCAGTTTTAGGATCATGTCTTATCTCatggggcacaaggaagcaaaacttagtggctctttcaacagctgaagcagaatatgttgTTGCGCTTCCTGTTGTGCTTAGCGCTTAG